A portion of the Juglans microcarpa x Juglans regia isolate MS1-56 chromosome 1D, Jm3101_v1.0, whole genome shotgun sequence genome contains these proteins:
- the LOC121259725 gene encoding protein IQ-DOMAIN 1-like — MGASVKWIKSLIASKKPNTTTNYEKAGDKTKKKWRLWRSSSEGMKRGHAVASQASDSSSHSFSAAIATLVRAPPKDFMVIRRERAAIQIQTVFRGFLARQALRALKAVVRLQAIFRGRQVRKQAAVTLSCMQALVRVQARIRAQCVRVSPEGLAVPLADPVKQAEQGWCASPGTIDEVRAKLQMRQEGAVKRGRAIAYARSQQQSRLTATPNSISSKPVTSLKHHRLDKNNSGWCWIESWMAAKPWESRLMEENHTDPPEKTPLSRKSQDQLLNFHSYSPDHDSVKAIRYNGTTRISAKPLAAGQISSSSSAPSSESLYDESCASTSSASASPTLASSNTLVMETLEERNIHAPSYMYLTESTKAKQRAYKYLSHSMQRHFMEDFMFHSKPMVVSNGDTRSSAGSNCSVNLSRDVYPTSMQNNPLGTHGRVRYQQY, encoded by the exons ATGGGTGCCTCAGTAAAATGGATAAAATCACTAATCGCTTCAAAGAAGCCCAACACAACCACCAACTAC gAAAAGGCCGGGGATAAGACCAAGAAGAAATGGAGGCTATGGAGGAGTTCGTCAGAGGGCATGAAGAGAGGCCACGCGGTGGCATCCCAGGCGTCCGATTCTTCCTCTCATTCTTTCAGCGCTGCAATTGCTACTCTGGTGAGAGCTCCGCCCAAAGATTTCATGGTGATCAGGCGAGAACGGGCTGCCATTCAGATCCAAACCGTGTTTCGGGGATTCTTG GCAAGACAAGCTTTGAGGGCATTGAAAGCAGTGGTGAGGCTTCAAGCTATATTCCGTGGTCGGCAAGTTCGGAAACAAGCTGCTGTTACACTGAGTTGCATGCAAGCTCTTGTTCGAGTTCAAGCTCGTATAAGGGCACAGTGTGTGAGGGTGTCCCCAGAAGGGCTAGCTGTGCCCCTTGCTGATCCTGTGAAGCAAGCAGAG CAAGGATGGTGTGCTAGTCCAGGAACCATTGATGAAGTTAGAGCAAAGCTGCAAATGAGGCAAGAAGGTGCTGTGAAGAGGGGGAGAGCAATTGCATACGCGCGCTCTCAACAG CAATCAAGATTGACTGCAACTCCAAATTCAATAAGCAGCAAACCAGTGACTTCTCTCAAGCATCATAGACTTGATAAGAACAACTCGGGATGGTGCTGGATAGAAAGCTGGATGGCAGCCAAACCCTGGGAAAGCAGATTGATGGAAGAAAATCATACTGACCCCCCAGAAAAGACTCCATTGTCTAGGAAAAGCCAAGATCAACTTCTCAATTTTCATTCCTATTCTCCAGATCATGATTCAGTGAAAGCCATAAGGTACAATGGCACAACCCGGATTTCAGCTAAACCACTTGCAGCTGGTCAAATTAGTTCCTCATCTTCTGCCCCAAGTTCTGAATCTCTTTATGATGAGAGCTGTGCATCAACTTCATCTGCGTCTGCATCTCCAACTCTAGCATCTAGTAACACTCTCGTGATGGAAACGCTTGAAGAAAGGAATATCCACGCACCTAGCTACATGTATCTCACAGAGTCAACTAAAGCTAAGCAGAGAGCTTACAAATATCTTTCTCACAGCATGCAGAGGCATTTTATGGAGGATTTTATGTTCCATAGTAAACCAATGGTAGTTTCTAATGGAGATACAAGGAGCAGTGCGGGTTCTAATTGTTCAGTTAATTTGAGCAGAGATGTGTACCCTACTTCAATGCAAAATAATCCATTAGGTACACATGGGCGGGTAAGATATCAGCAATACTAA